Within the Mastacembelus armatus chromosome 10, fMasArm1.2, whole genome shotgun sequence genome, the region GAGGATCCAGTATGGGTTGGATGGAGGATTACAGGTGATGCAGGTAGCACTGTATATAAGTGTCACGATGAAGTACAGGGCCACACTGCCCACCATGACTAACCAGTGAACCACCGTCTACAGAACAGTGCAGCAGTAAGGTATTTTAATGCAGTGAATTGTCCATTAATTCTTTATTGCTTTCATATAAAAAACGTAGTGCGTTCATGTTAgtaaatgtcaaataaatgttACTATATTGCAGTTGCTACACAAGTCATTAGGTTTCAAATGTATGCTGACTGAAACTATTAAAGATAAAGCGTTTTGGCTCACTGGCAGTACGCTGTGATTATATCTAGAAAAAGATATCCATCACGTCAATACTCACCCAGCTTTTGATCTCTATTGACAGATGCAGCAGGATGGTAAATAAAGAGATTGTGTTCAAAGGAGttccaaaagtaaaaatatcaatGTCTGAATCCTGATAAGCCTGAGGGGGAagatttcaaattttatttcagaaaccagttaaccagtaaaataattcaaagaTTTAAAGAACGACAAATACATGATAGTGTGAAGTGTAGTCAGAGAAACAACTTCTAGATGTGTTTCTTACCAAGTAAGGGATAAAGAAGCACACCAGACTCTGATAGAAGGCATCGAGGATGGAAACCCAGAAAGTTGAAAAATTGTATTCCTAAACAagcaaaatgcacaaaacacatgaaaatccTCATCTTTGAAACAAGAATATTATTCAAACCCCAACTTTATAAACAACCATCAGTTATtaccattttaaataaaaaagttttgaaGTGTCACTAACCCCTGCACCCTGTCCAGTCCTGTACAGTTCAGGAACACCCAGGAGGATTTCTTCAGAAATATCTTTGTCCATTATCCCAAACATGATGGGTGGTACAGAGGTGAACAAGAGGTTGAAGAATATCATCAGCCAGTAGTCAATCATGGCGGTGCCGGAGAAGCCGCAGAAGAACTGATACCAGAACAGCAGGTTCACATATGCCTGAGAAGCACATTAAGTTTGATATGATTGATATGATATGATGAAAACATCCATGCAGAAGGTTGAGCAGGCCTATGCAGATTCAAGACTCACCACATTCTTATAAAAGAAGTAAATGATCATGTTGGCCAGTCGAGTGTAGCACCAGTGTCCATGAACCAGGAGAAGTTTTTTCAGGTGTCTGAAGCGAGATATAGCGAAATCGCTCGCCATGACCGCCTTTAGAAGATAAAGATGAGTCATAATATATTTTGAGCAATGAGAGTAAAGGAAGAAAATACAATGTTGTTTTAACAGCTAAAGGCCTTGTTTCAGACCTGCATGCCCTCCTGACCAGATATCCCAATGCCAATATCAGCTGCTTGGATCATGTTGACATCATTTGCTCCATCACCTGAAGCCATAAAGAGAAAGTCAGTGCAACATCTTTTatagctgaaaatgtaaatctAACATGCAGATATCTTGCTATCACTATTATGAGTATATTTGGGATATATGGAAAATAGGTTACTTACCAACAGCGAGGGTCATGACATTAAGTTTCTCCTGGACCACCTTCACCACTCCGCTCTTCTGCAGGGGCGTGACTCTGCAGCAGAGCACTGAGCGGCAGCGCTTCGACAGGTCCAGAAAGCGGTCCTGCAGGTCTGGCGACAGAACCATGGTCAGGGTCTGCCCATCAATCACAAGGGAGATGTCTTGGGTTGTGTCCACGTTACGAGGGTCTTTGCTGTacctcctcacctcctccagAGTGCAGTCCAGGATGGTCGTACACGtgagctggaaaacaaaatctgaatatttatctgacagaattgtttttattattgatgtaaaacatttcaaaaactaaAGCAAAAATTGACAATTTGACCATTGATCATTTGAGCAATTCCTTTATCCAAAGGGTAGTGACAGCTTTTCTCTTGTCAGACAAAATAGAcagtttctgacattttactgcTCAGTGGTTCATCAATTATTCAACAACATTATCAGAAAAATTCATAATTAAACTAAATGTATGTGCTGGTATTTTATATTCACAATGTCTTAGTCATTACCAGGCTCTGGATGCATCAGATGCTGTAAATAACTTTATCCACTTTTagccaaaaggaaaacagacatGATGAAAAACTGGGTCACATcatctttttgtttcatctgtctaATGTTAGCTAAATTTCATTAGGTGAGTTAGGGTGATGATCGTGGGTGTGCAGCCCTCAGGTGGTCATCAAGTTACAGTGGTAAAAATAGTTCATGAACATTATGCCCATACTCTGGACCATGAGAGGTGGGGTATTTCCTCTGAGGGTTGAATATTAGACTGGTAATTAGATATGAAAGCATTAGTTATTGTGTTGGGGGCTCAGTCCATTCATCATCAATGACTTGTCCCATCAGACTAGTCCCATCTGAGAGGAGCGCAGCAACCCCTTTGTTTCAGAAATCTCCCCATGTATCTGTTGGAGCTGACAGGTAATTTCAGTTTCTCATTATGAAGGGCTGGTTCCTGTGCTTCCAGAGCTTTAATGACCCCAGAGAAGCAGGGCCCACACCTGACACCTTATCTTTCTCCGATGGAAATGCTATGGGTTTGACCttaacataaaatgttaaaGTGGACAGAATTTAAATTAAAGAGAAACAAGGTAAAAACCTCCTGAACTTACTGCTTGGAAAAGCCATGAGCGGCCCTGAATGGCCGTCAGAAAAGGCAGTGCTGCCTCTGAAACAAGCTGTATATGATGTCAAATATAAACAATGTCTTGCCTTAATCAATTCCGTAACATTAATGTTCAATAGGACTTTGTGGGGCTTGTTAGCTACTGCTGTTTGAAGACTTTATAATTCACTCACTTCACAAAACTGTTCAGGCACATACAGTACTTGTTACCATTTATATTGTTCAAACAATGAACTTATGGATATTAAGCTATTACTAGATAAAACACATCCCATTTTATATCTAGATATtatactttaatttaaaaaatcccACCAAATCAAAAACCCTCTTTTTAAAAGAAGTTTGCTAATATATCATTTCCTAAAATTACCTGCTTTGTATTTAAATTCATTAATCTACAATTTTTGTAATAACCATATAATttttaagtaattttaaaaataaaaataccaaacatcTGATGATTTTAGCTTCTTGAAAGTGAGGACTTGCCAATTTTCCCAGTCCTGCATACGTAAACGTAAGCTTGATTTAAAAAGTTGGTTCAAAAAAATTGCAGtgttaatgtatttttggtTATATGTCTGATATATTAAAGGCATCAGAAAACACCAGGCCTGAAGTTTGCTTGGCGGACAGCTGCATCCTCACCTTGTTTTTGCAGCTCATGTTAATCACCAGGTCTTCTTCCCCGAGTAGCCTGCAGGCATAGCCAATGTTGACGGCTGTCTCTGGCTTGTCACCAGTCAGCACCCACACCTTGATACCTGCCTCCCGCAGTGCCACGATGGTGTCTGGGACGCTCTCCTGCAGACGGTCCTCGATGCCCGTTGCCCCTGCAGGAGGACACAAATTGAGAGTCAGACATCATTcacatatattcacacacacatatactgtattttgttcaAGCATTTATTGCCACCTAGCAGGGAGAGTTTTGTCTCTAGCTGCACAGCAGTCTTCATGACGAGCTCCTCTCTGTTGTCTATAGCTGCCAGAGCTCTCTGCCTATCCACAGACCAGTGTTCATACTCCTCGTCATTCACAACCTGTAACACACGTTGAATAAAATTAATCAGAGCACTTGTCATATATAAAGATGATCCAAGTAAATGTTAATGTATCTGATCATGCACCTTTTTCGCAAAGCATAGTGTGCGCAGCCCCTCTTTAGCATAGCAGTCGAGGTGATACTGAGTATAAGCTGCTATTTTCTTCAATTTCCCACTCAGGTTCTctgtaaataatacaataaGAAATATGGTTTCATTTTGAATTAAGTGACCCCAGGTGTTTCAACTGTAACAGATGTAATACATGTGTAAtaactgtgtgtaaatgtacttTCTCCTGCACTTACCTGCGTATGGTGTACCAAGTAGCTCCATGATGGCATAGTCTGCACCTTTGGTGTACAACACATACTCTTTAGTGATTGGGTGACGCACCAAAACAGACATTCTCTTCCTGTTGGAGTCAAAGGCCAAGGTGTCCAGCACCTCAAACACCAGGTCCTCCCCAGACGGGAGCCTCACTGTCACGCTGTTAGGGGTGCGGGCCAGCAGTGTGAAGCCATATGCCTTGGCTGCGTGCACCAAGGCGGCCTCGTCTGGACTCTCTGCCTCATAGCACAGATTATCTAAGGTCACAGCAGGCTGGTCACACTGGGATGGAGCATGCAGAGAACATGTTTCCAGCCCATTTTTGTCTTTAGTCCCTTCCATTTTTATAGCTGGATTGAACTGGTCCTCCTCTATGACTGATTCCTCTGATGTGGTTCGGTTTCTCTTTGTTCTGGTAAAAATATGTCGAAGAGAACAAGCCTTTTTCACTAAGTTTGACAAAGAAGCCAGTGGGTTATTCGTCTGTATGTTGCGGGAACACCTCATTGCCTGAAATAAGAATTTGTAAATAATATAACATTAGACAttaggccacacacacacagttgttttcattctttgtggtgactttacatacagtgggtacggaaagtattcagacccctttaaatttttcactctttgtgtcattgcagccatttgccaaaatcaaaaaagttcattttatttctcattaatgtacactcagcaccccatcttgacagaaaaaaacagaaatgtagaaatttttgcaaatttattaaaaaagaaaaactgaaatatcacatggtcataagtattcagaccctttgcagtgacactcatatttaactcacatgctgtccatttcttctgatcctccttgagatggttctggtccttcattggagtccagctgtgtttaattaaactgattggacttgattaggaaaggcacacacctgtctatataagaccttacagctcacagtgcatgtcagagcaaatgagaatcatgaggtcgaaggaactgcccaaggagctcagagacagaattgtggcaaggcacagatctggccaaggttacaaaagaatttctgcagcactcaaggttcctaagagcacagtggcctccataatcctcaaatggaaaaagtgtgggacgaccagaactcttcctagacctggccgtccagccaaactgagcaatcgtgggagaagagccttggtcagagaggtaaagaagaacccaaagatcactgtggctgagctccagagatgcagtagggagatgggagaaagttccacaaagtcaactatcactgcagccctccaccagtcggggctttatggcagagtggcccgacggaaacctctcctcagtgcaagacacatgaaagcctgcatagagtttgccaaaaaacacatgaaggactcccagactatgagaaataagattctctggtctgatgagaccaagattgaactttttggcgttaattctaagcggtatgtgtggagaaaaccaggcactgctcatcacctgcccaatacaatccctacagtgaaacatggtggtgggagcatcatgttgtgggggtgtttttcagctgcagggacaggacgactggttgcaattgaaggaaagatgaatgcggccaagtacagagatatcctggaagaaaacctcttccagagtgctcaggacctcagactgggctgaaggttcacctttcaacaggacagtgaacctaagcacacagctaaaataacaaaggagtggcttcagaacaactctgtgaccgttcttgactggtccagccagagccctgacctaaacccaattgagcatctctggagagacctgaaaatggctgtccaccaacgttcaccatccaacctgacagaactagagaggatctgcaaggaagaatggcagaggatccccaaatccaggtgtgaaaaacttgttgcaccattcccaagaagactcatggctgtactagctcaaaagggtgcttctactcaatactgagcacagggtctgaatacttatgaccatgtgatatttcagtttttcttttttaataaatttgcaaaaatttctacatttctgtttttttctgtcaagatggggtgctgagtgtacattaatgagaaataaaatgaacttttttgattttggcaaatggctgcaatgacacaaagagtgaaaaatgtaaaggggtctgaatactttccgtacccactgtagatactcaccctaaccttaaccataattACGACTTGCCTTACCCTAACCCTTAACCCAACCTTAAACCTCAGAAAGTCATCATCCCACAATTCACTAATTTACATAGTGCAGTCCAGAAGACATAGTTTCCAACATGTGAATTTGTAAACTATTTcagcactttttatttttgctcttaTACTTTTAATTACAAACTCAGGGGGAAAACAACTGATTTCTCAGTAAATAAAGGCCATCCTGACTGCAAGTGCAAATCTCCTTTCACTATGATGATGAAAAGTCAGAACCTTTATGAGGagtttctttattattattattattattatttatttatttattgctgtgtgtgttactaATATGAATTATGCTGAAGTTACTGGACAACAGGTTTATAGACCTAGAGAATccataaaataattattaacacAGATTAATTCATAGATCTTCTAAAATGTTCTTTAGATCGAAACTTTGCCATTGTTTTATGAGTTTGCATGCTGACAGCAAAATCCTGACTGTGTCCTTCATCTCTGCTTCCCATTCACAGCCGCAGTAAACTGAGTGCtcaccctctgtctctgtgctgtcgCCATGGAAACCACCACCGTGTTGCAAATGGCGAGAGCCAAAAAAAAGTCCAGGTAAGGTTCTCTGTGGcggctgctgctgtctgtcgtGCTAATCTGTTGGAGCAGCTTCGTGTCTGGAATCACCTCAGTTTCCTGTTGGAGTAAGAAGTGAATCAGTTTGTTAATTGAGGGCTCGAGTTGACAAACTGTTTCTTTACGCTCAGCTTTCTTCGATCCCCGTCACTCATGTGTCGTGGCAGTACTGTAAGAAGCTTTTAGCTCTTAACGTGTTTCTccagttttgtttgtgcatgtaggAACAGTTGCAGGGTGGACAGAAGGAAGGATGTTTCTTCATGCAAAGGTTATGCTCTGTTAAACACGCAGCATGAAGAAAGCTGGAGGTGGCCCCTGTGTGGAGTAAACACAGGCCTTTTTGTGTCTCagcctgtttctgctctttgccCTGTGGACAAAAATAGACATCAATCTACTGTACTGTTTACCAAGACGTCAGTGACTAATCTATAGtacacatttacagtttatgTGACATCGGTGCTGTGTGCCAAATGGTGCCCAGCATGACCATATGTCCCGTCACAGACACAGGGGCAAATTTGAGCCAAAATGGATGTGCTCATCAGTGACACCTAGCAGCTCGGCCATCTGCAGAGGGAACTAAGGCCATGAGGCCCTTTGACACAAAGAGGGTGAGAAATTGGGAAACAAATGGCAGTTTGATGTCTTGTAAGTTTTGATTcagatgtgaaatgtgtttgagtGAGAACCTCTTAAGATCATCGAGGGTTGAAAATGAAACTCTTTAGTCTCAAGGTCAGTGCGTGTACAGTATGAATAGGTGCTAATTACCCAATGACTGGAAAAACAGAAgcagtattagtagtagtactCTGTTAGGCTGATGAACAGCTTGGAGTCTGTCCAACAGAAATCAGAGATGAATGGATTTTGTTCATTCATACAATGATAAAAGCTTGATCCCCCAAATGATTGTTGTTATTTCTAATAATAATGTTGTCAGCTTGGTGACTGTCAAGTGGTTTGTCCAGGCTGTGCCCACTAAATGCTGGTTTCTGTCTCCCTTAGCCCTAAGCAAGATATGAAGATGGGTGACGGTTTTTGtactgaaataaatatatttatatctcCTCAGGAAACTTTTGGGGTCACAATCAGACACAGCTTTGTTGTAGGAGTCACAAGCCCAAAAACTTTTTTGGTTTAGTTCTGGCTACCCCCCCAGAAAAATCTtataaaatggatggatgcataaTGTTCATAATGATAAATGCACTATTCTGGCTCACGTAACAGATCGTTTTGTGCTGTGCGCTTGCAAAACATCATCATAAATTAAATTCAGGATTCATTATCTGTGTATATTTATAAGACAAGACATCAAAGCAGCCATTCCATCTCCCTATATTGGATTTTGAGTACAGAGCACAAGCTCTTCTGCAGTATTAGCTTAGCTCAGACCATATAAATGCACcggcatttgtgtgtgttcctcagAAATTATTATGATTTTGGAGAATAATAGTAGAATAATAAGTTTTGGGGCTTCTAAAAGTGGCCTTGCATGAACTACCTGATTCACCTCTGACAAGTGAAATGCTGAAGACCATTTTCTCCATGGCTGCATCCAGTGACTCTGCACTGACTGCCATAAGCAAAGCCATGAGTTCTCCCTGCAAAATATCTGCATTTCTTTCCTGACTGAGCAATCATCTTACCAGTGGACTGCTGAAGGCCACATCACTCTGGGCATTTCCAGAGACCTTTCCTTTGCGTTGGCTGCCATGGcgatgttgtttttcttcagggCTCATGTCCTCCGCATCCAAGGACCATCCAGTCTGTGGGGGTTGTGGCTGCTGGTTGAAAATGACGTCCTCTTCTGACTCTGGTTCATCAAGGACAGCTAAGCGGATAGCTGCAAATCCAAAAACCATGTTGGTACTGTACTGCATGCATTATATATTTACTTTATGTTGTGATAAATGTGAGGCCCTTAACCACAATGGCTCTTTCAAAGCACTTTAAAAACCCAGATTAGACAACCTCAAATGGAAGACAAGCCTCCACAAAAAGCCCTTCAGTGAGCCAAAATAAATGAACCTTGGGAAGAATCATATAAGAGGGAACTCAACTTCAGGGTACATAGCTCAGTAATACAATTAGACTGGCAAATCTAGGCAGCACAGAGGAAGCAGTGAGTCTAATTAGTATCCACTTTGTACCATTTTAAAACATCATAAAATGTATTCTGtttaataaaattgtttttcagtATAGAAAAGAACAGTTGTGGATACTATAATGTGTGCATGGGCTTTATCATGTGGCTCAGTGAAAGTTTGGGGCTGTAAGGATATTTATTACCTTTCACATCAGTGAATCAGAAAGAACAAGTCAATCAAACGGCTcagttttaaaacatatttgtaagtCTATACCCAAGTGAGCAGCCGTGCAAGactggaaaacaacagaaaatgaaacttaGACTCTTATCAATAGGACCAAGAGCAGGGTTTATTTTCTGGTGACTTTTGGGATTGTGCTACTTATGAATATCCAGTTTCATGGACAAAGTTCACAGAGGTTTTCCTGATAAACCATCAAGCACACAAAGGGTGATAAGAAGTGTCAGGCAGATGTGAAGGTTTACCGTTCTCTTTGTGTGGGTACTCAGTGCCCATGATGGAGCATCGTCGAAAGACCATCTTGTTCTCAGTAAGGGTGCCAGTCTTATCTGAGAAGATGTGTTCAATCTGACCCAGGTCCTCTGTGATATTCAGGGCCTTGCATTGCACGCGGCTGTTTGTGTCCTCATCATACAGATCGATGTCATTAGTGATGAAGAAGATCTGGCACACCTTCACCAGCTCGATGGACACATAGAGGGAGATCGGAATCAGGACCTgcagaggaaaggagaagaacggaaggagagaaagaagaatgaGAAAGAAGTGGTCAGGTAAAGGATGAGGAGAAATATAATAGGATAACAGGAGATAAcagaagagaaaggaaagatgAGAGGAAAGAAGATGGGAGGTAAGGTGAGGTGAAGAGGGtgtaaaagaagaagagaatgaGGAGCAAAAAGGGAAGTGAGAGCAAAgaggagaaaaccagagaagaGATGGGAGCTAATTTAATGGATTTTCAAATGAGTGAAAACACACTCCCAACAGTCCCAAAgcctctgtctcacacacagtc harbors:
- the atp10b gene encoding probable phospholipid-transporting ATPase VB, which encodes MTWRSPLALVRDALRGRRAREKGLRSLVSNLPYENQEKSKQPNRYFPGNAIKTTKYTPLLFIPMNLYEQFHRLANIYFVGLACLNFVPVVNAFQPEVALIPICVIFALTALKDAWEDFRRYQSDRKLNNTPCLIYSRKKKDFIERCWKDVRVGDFVKVVCNEIVPADLLLLHTSDINAVCHIETANLDGETNLKQRRVVPGLCIADPEFEPESFSSTVVCEKPNNNLNHFKCYVAKPDTEKVGAGIESLLLRGCTVRNTDHAIGFVVYAGHETKSMLNSGRSRYKRSKLERKLNMDVIFCVILLFTMCLIGAVGHSLWLQLLPGVPPYLVPDSTGHLDSPSLSGFYMFFTMIILLQVLIPISLYVSIELVKVCQIFFITNDIDLYDEDTNSRVQCKALNITEDLGQIEHIFSDKTGTLTENKMVFRRCSIMGTEYPHKENAIRLAVLDEPESEEDVIFNQQPQPPQTGWSLDAEDMSPEEKQHRHGSQRKGKVSGNAQSDVAFSSPLETEVIPDTKLLQQISTTDSSSRHREPYLDFFLALAICNTVVVSMATAQRQRAMRCSRNIQTNNPLASLSNLVKKACSLRHIFTRTKRNRTTSEESVIEEDQFNPAIKMEGTKDKNGLETCSLHAPSQCDQPAVTLDNLCYEAESPDEAALVHAAKAYGFTLLARTPNSVTVRLPSGEDLVFEVLDTLAFDSNRKRMSVLVRHPITKEYVLYTKGADYAIMELLGTPYAENLSGKLKKIAAYTQYHLDCYAKEGLRTLCFAKKVVNDEEYEHWSVDRQRALAAIDNREELVMKTAVQLETKLSLLGATGIEDRLQESVPDTIVALREAGIKVWVLTGDKPETAVNIGYACRLLGEEDLVINMSCKNKLTCTTILDCTLEEVRRYSKDPRNVDTTQDISLVIDGQTLTMVLSPDLQDRFLDLSKRCRSVLCCRVTPLQKSGVVKVVQEKLNVMTLAVGDGANDVNMIQAADIGIGISGQEGMQAVMASDFAISRFRHLKKLLLVHGHWCYTRLANMIIYFFYKNVAYVNLLFWYQFFCGFSGTAMIDYWLMIFFNLLFTSVPPIMFGIMDKDISEEILLGVPELYRTGQGAGEYNFSTFWVSILDAFYQSLVCFFIPYLAYQDSDIDIFTFGTPLNTISLFTILLHLSIEIKSWTVVHWLVMVGSVALYFIVTLIYSATCITCNPPSNPYWILQSQMVDPMFYLICIITTVVALLPRYIFHVLRNSITPSPIMQARHLDRLDSSSRAQWIKEWRSFRGGGQVKRSRLSTTPSPTLESPTNTFTVSNIIEDDFTLNATTDNNQTPVHT